In Cheilinus undulatus linkage group 3, ASM1832078v1, whole genome shotgun sequence, the genomic window AAACAGACTGGGTCACACAGGGACAGGTAAGTAAATTTCTCTGTAATATCTGCAATATTTCGCAGTTTGTAGAATTCATATGGCCCTTACAAAGTGGGGGATTGACCATATTCCACATCTGTCGTCAGGCAGATCCATTTTGTGAAGTTTAAAGCTAGAACATTTGTTCCAGATCAGAGAATGACTTGATCAATCAGCAAGACAAAGCAGTGGAAActatgggtgtggtttagttgtagcATGTCAGTATTGGCAGCCAGTGAAGAGGTTTGCTCAGATGTAGCTCTcgcagcagtttcatcagaactaaGGACAAGATTTCATTATTCATAGAGGAGCAAAGAAACATACTGAAACTTCTTCATGGAGAGTTTTCTTCTTACCAGCTTTTGCTAGACTTTAATTTATGGTCCAGCACCACTGATAGTGACTTATAATAATGGATGCCTGTTGAGCTTGCATGATGTAGTTTACTCCTTTGTATCCCACTATGttgtatgttttgttgctctgattggtccttaaTGAATATGACAGACATAATGTTTGTTCAGTCATCCTTAGAGTTtcttttcaaaggttctgcccaaACACCGTTTGGGGGCTGTTTTCCAGATGGACATGAGGCAGTCTATCctgcatgtcaggttagagcTGAATCCATAAACCACTTACATCTGAATGTGTCATGCTTGATATCTTGTTGCCATATTCCAGCCAAAATTCTCAAATTTAGTATTCTTTCAAGTTAAAGCAAATACATCTTACAGGGATGATGTAACTATGTGGAcattgagaaaaaaaacctgATAATTTAAATCATCATGGACAACTACTAAACTAAATTACAAAACAACACTTACTAAAACTCAGATTTGTACTGTGTGTAAGCATTCATTTCCCAAATGAGTGCATCCCTAGTATTAGTGAGGATTTGTCAAAGGAAGGCCATCAGATCATGTGTCTGCTACTTGGGTGGCTCTTGCCAGTATTTCGGTTTAATCTTGCCAATGCTGCTGTGGTCAGAGCTCAGTATtacatgcattaaaaataaatacaagttCTCTTTCTTTTATTGAGTTAGTTGGTTGCCAGTCTTGCCAGTCCTTAATATCAAATAAACTTTGTGCACACCACCATCATATGCTATACACATTAAGCTCTAATTAAGCCCACACTGTACCTTAAATACTGAGCAGTTAAACTTGCACTGCACTTTTAATAATTCAGCAGTAAAAACAtagtttcaaaatgcaaaaatacaaaattatcaCACCCTCATCATCAGATATTGCAGGTTTGATCCATTTTCTCCTAACCTGCAAAAAACTTCAGATATCTTGAACTATTTTTCTACAAAAGGACTCTATTTTCAGGTATTCTGGTGTGATATCACTGCAGCAGGAAACTAAGATACATTTAGAAATGCTTGAAACTTTTTATATCCCTTTACTTGTTggctaaaataaagaaaaaagaaattataaaTCTGCTACCTAATTACCTGCAATGCAAAACACTTTGCCTAAATGTATGCAATGCTTATTTTTCGGTTTTTGATTGGCATTAAGACATACTTTTTCACTTGGCTGTAACACTTCAATCAGAACCAGATACTCAGGTGAATATCTCACTGTGGCTGTGGTTTTTTGCCTGTCCTTCAAGGATTTTCAGGAAGGGAAAAATCTGTATGTACACTTTCTGGCAGAGCAGACATCCCCCATGAGGACTCCTGAATCTGTCACATAATGATAAGCAAACAGCCGCTGTCGCTGAGCGTTTTCTGACATCTTTGTCTTAGCAGGGGTCAGCCCACAGTGTCCATACTCGAACCATGATGTGTGGATAGCTGACAAGTGAGCTGTAGCCTAAATCTAAGTGTGACATTGTCTGTGTGACATCTATTTGACACTGTATGTACTTGACTCTGGACTTGGCTGTTTACATGGGAGCTGCAGCAGGGACTGTTTGCACACCCTCGTTCAGTcctgttcttttattttcccTCCCATTGGGTTCCTTTCTGATCGAGCAAGGAGAACTTCTCTTTCTGTGTGTAGAGGATTAGTGAGTATAAATTATTCACACTCAAGGCTTCATATCCCACATGGTCACTGCTTGTGATTGAAGTTGGAGGTCTTTAGTCCAGTTCTCCCCCTTCTGAGTATTTGGATGCTGTGTGCTGTAAAAAGAACAGTGTAGGAGGGGAGCGTTTGCCTCCCTGAATGGCTGCCAATTGGCTTTTGATGGTTTGCTAAAAAGATTGATCATCAAGCAGAGCGATGCAGTCTTTCTCGAGACTTCCCTACTTTCTCACTTTGTGTTGATGCAGAATGATGCACTTTTCAACCCatgacttaaaaagttgaaTCTCCTGGTTTCCAGTTCTCACTCCTCTGATGTTTAAAGTTTTactgtctctgttttttctcttgaatCAAGATTGGATATAAGTATTACTGCTAGGTTTACTGATGGGGACAGCCATGCATTGGAGATAATGTAGTGTAACCTCAGCTTTGTCTATGTTGGGATGCTGTGTTTCACTCTGTTGGGATTTTGATCTGATTGTCCTTTACCTACTGCAGaagatgttaaaaagaaaatcatagtTACAAGTGGGGAATGATCCAAACAaacatatgaaaataaaatgaaaaatggtgaGAGTTCAGTTATGTAATTTTGATAAGAAGAACAGAGCATGGCTGCAAGACAGTTCATTTCAACATAAATTGGTGTAATCACTTTCTGAATGACCCATCAAAGGTCAAAAGGTATCATGGGGCTTTTACTACATATGAGCCACTGATGATGTATGTGCACCGTTGTACATCTTTGCTTGTACCGTATAATCCAAATCCAAATATGCTTGTTTTAATTGATGGCCAATGCTGTGTCCAAACCACCAAGTATTTAGTTTCAAAATGCATAAACCATGACCATAAAGGGTCAAATCATTGAGTTTTAAAACGACAGGGTTGGCATTAGTTTGAAAACTCTTTTTCAAGGGCCTCTTGCAAACTGGAGATGTGTGGTCTGTAGATACAACCGTGGCAAAAGTTatgtattaaaaaacaaacacattttggaCATAACCTAAGGAAACCAGATGTTTATATTCAAGTAAAAGAGTAACTCAATAACTTtggcatttttcaaaattcatcAATATTCTTGCCCTGTAATCTTTTTCCCCAGCTAAGCCCCATCACATATGCACTTAAGAGAATCTCATGAAATTTTCTGTAGGGATGCATGCTAGTATCAGCTTGATAtctgtattggcagatatgaacattccCGCCAATACATTGGCTGCACATTTAGGCAGTATATATCATATATTGGCcctaaaaaaaatgcaaaatgtgcaACCATGCTGTTTTGTATAGGTGCATGCCTGGGGCGCCACACACTCAAGGAAGCCCActgtgaacattttgaatggagctccaaacataaaacaattaCCAGGCTTTCTACCTCCCGGCTCCTCTCCCAGCACTTGACTCCTCCTCTCTTTGCGACACTTTGTGTTCTTTACAGGATATGTTGTGTATTTATCATTATTGGCTAAAATAAGATCGGAAATATCAGAattcagcaaaaatccaatatggtggctgtttttgtctttttatcaaGTCACTGAGTAATTAAATCTAATCACAGTAACAATAAAAGAGCGGAAAAGAATCTGGAAAGAGTAGCAACCTGCTTCATTACCTGCACAGAGACTGAGGTGGTCATACAGTGATTACATGATAAAATGTCACCATCTGCACTCACTTGCTTGTTGTAAATGTTCCTGAATATAGCCTGCTAATTTCACACCCTGTCTCACTCAGTTTTCTTGTGGAAATTTTAGTTGGGGGCTGAATGAGAATGGGGTCaaatttttgttgtgtttgcatGTATCTCTCCatggaaatttattttttgtcacaagTTTATTGCTTGGGTTAAAAGActgtaattgatttattgacTAATCTTTGGAGCTCCAAACTGAGGGGCATTTTGTCCCTCTTTTGCCTTGGAGTGTCACTTATCTTAAAGTGTAGAAATTATTAAAATCTTACCTCTTGATACATTTTGAGTTTCTGGTTTTCACAAGAAAGTTCCCTGTAAGACatcttttacaaaaatgtaaatttgattCAAAGCCAGAGAGTAGTGAGAGAAGCAGAAATCCCCTACTACACCCAGCTAGAGTTAAATCTCAGTGTAGCCGTCTCATCATCTCTGTAGCCCAACTTGTAGTGACCCAGTTGGCTAACCCAACAGACTTTACGCCACATAGTGTGTGCCAGGGCTTCGAAGCCTCCATGtcccttaaagggatattccagTGATTTCACAATATCCTCCTCATTGCAGTTTCCACTTCCCTCAGCTGTTTTCTGTTATTAGTTGAAAAAGACTGACTCCATCTCTCTGTTTTACAACAACAGTAATGAGTGAGTGACTGAAACTTCTGACAGCAGGGTGTGTTTCGGTGTGTGAAGGCCAGATGATTGTGTCATTAGGAGGAAAATCTGCCAGCTCCAtgcatcctctcctcctcagtTCCCCCTACAATTGTACACATACACCACAGCTGGTTTGTGTTAGAGAGGGGTCACAtactcttcacctcctccaccctgaaGCAGCTCCACTTATGGGTGTTCCCTCCATTGTTGTGCTTCTTCTTGTCCATAACCTCCAGGAATGACTAGAATCCTTCCTTTCTGGAGTGGAAAATCTCAGAGAGCAGACTGGGAAAATACCTTTTGTTTAGCCTGGGAAAAAAGCAAgatattgtttgttttccttgaCTTGATTTTTGAACTcttctcattttgtctttcacatttcatcccccccctcccctcctcttcccATTTGTCCTGCGCAGATTGTTGGGCTGTCCGGTGAAGCAAACCCGCCATGCGTGAATACAAGCTAGTGGTGTTAGGCTCTGGAGGTGTGGGCAAATCCGCTCTGGTGAGTATTCCCTCCTGAACTGAACTCCTTCCTGACCCCCCACCTAAAGACTGTTTAACACCTCTGCAGTTTGTTTCCTCAACACTTTGTTAGACTGTCAGTTAAACAGCAAGAAACCCAATTTGCTTCAAAGTTTTTAGAGAAAATTGATGTTCATTTATGTCACAGGGAGCTACAAGAGCTGCAGATTTAAATTTCCCTTTTCTCATTTATCACTGGAACTCTTTCTGTTTTGGCTTTGACTACTTAAAGGCAACATGCTTCTGTTTCTCTGCAAGTGTTTACACCTTCTAGCCTAGTATTATAATTTATTGTTCTTTAAGACCATCGCTAAAAGATTGTTTATTTCAGTCTCACTGCATGGATTATGATATTGATCGCATTTTCTTTAGGCTGATAAAGAACAGGAAGAAAATGCTAAACTTCTTAGTATTATGTTGTTCTGACAATGTTGTGAGGGAGTCATGAATGTCTATGTGATGGTTCGTGCCTGCTAAGCTAACTTCTACCAGGTGTCAGGTTAATCCCTCAAACTGGCAGGCTGACATGTTTACACCTCGAAGATTCAGTCGGTTGAACTCATCTGCCCCTAATGTAGACCTCCATGAGCCCAGTCCTTGAAATAGCAAAGTCCTCTCTTCgactctttattttctttttgtcatgtGCTGAGAAAAAGATTTCTTTTTCCTGCATCCTGAATGGCAAAACCATCAACATCTTTAATATCCCTCAGGGCTGCAGTGCTTCCACATCAAGGAAACATGGCACTTCAGCCATATTTGCCACTCAGGATGTTTGTGTTCTTATGACACAGGGGTCACATTGAGCTGACGTGCGCTTGCTCTGTGTCTTCTCTTACAGACAGTTCAGTTTGTACAGGGAAtctttgtggaaaaatatgaccCAACAATAGAAGACTCGTACAGAAAGGTGAGTGTCCCtggaggggggagagagggagacggAGTGGGGGAGAGGAATGAGCTGATTGTTAGCAGCTGCTCTGCAGGTTCACGTCATGATattgtgctcttttttttcccctcatctGTCCCCCTCTCTTTGTGTTACTTTCTTTGTCTTCCATTTCTCTCTTTACATCTATTCTTGTCTTCTAATCTCacctctctgtctttgtttttctttttttaattgtctgCACCGTTTTAAATATAATGTGCTTTCTGACCTGATATGAAGCCTTTTATTATCTGAATCTCATGCCCTTTTCTTCCTTTCACAGCAAGTGGAGGTAGACGGGCAGCAATGTATGCTTGAAATTCTTGACACAGCGGGCACAGTAAGTGAACTGGACACCACTGACATCTCTGTTGATACCCTGTTAGACTGTATATAAGGACCCCTGAGTTGCTGTATTGAACACTGACATTTTGACTGTAAGGCTGGTTGGTCGGCCAGTTTGAATAGTCTCAATAAATAACTTCCTCTATGAGGTTGGCATTTGtgtctataaataaaatgtctaGACAGCTATCAGATTCACTTCTATGATGTGCTGTGCAGATATTTTAGCTATTATTAAAGGATAGTCCATCTGATCCCTCAAAAATTGTTGTATTGTCACTATTTGTGAAAACAAAGATCAGGTTTGTGTGTCACTTAGCTAAAATGGTGAGGACGAGACTGTCCATTTGCAGATAAATCTATCAGTATTCTGTTAATTTGATAAAGCATGTTGGGCTCTTTGATTTTCTAGAATCTCAGCTCTCATGGCGTCACAGCTGAGGAGATGTTGGTCCATTGGTACTTGAACTGGCTGACAGCATTTAATGATTGCCCTGTTTACATTTGAAATCAATGATCCGTCTTGGGCATTCAGATAAGATTTTGTTTCATTAACGCTGAAATATTTAGTATGGTGTCCTCCATATCAACAATATTTATGTTCCACATACTTTACACATCAACCCCAAAGATCCTGTATGAGCtggacattttttaattgaGCAGAAGCTggtttgtcatatttttttagtCTCAAATGTACATGTAATGCTTTTGGTAAAGGGTTAATTTGGCTGATCTAATATGGTAAATATTATTTATACCTTCCTAACACCACTGCTAAAGGATTTTACTCCAAACACAGTGCTCAAAGTCTTTCCTTTAGGTGTAGCTTGCCTTTTGCTGGTAGAAGCATACCATagagtgtttgtgttgtttataTGTTGCTGGTGAAGAAGCAACATACATGTTCACATTTGTCTCTAGTGGATACATCAAAGTGTGCTGACAGTCTACTTGCACTTTACAGAGAGGTGTGAGGGCTTTTGAAGCTATAGCCATAGATCCTGATATTCCTCTGCACTTAAACCACATATCAATCCTGGAGGAGGTCACACTAATATGACTTCTGTTACATGCTTTGGTCTTTAAGAATAAATGTGCAACAGTTATAGAACTCCAGAGAGCATATGACTGAGCcttttgttgtttcttctgCTGTGTAGGAGCAGTTCACAGCAATGAGGGACTTGTACATGAAGAACGGCCAAGGCTTCGCCCTGGTATACTCTATCACAGCACAGTCCACCTTCAATGACCTCCAGGACCTGAGAGAACAGATTCTACGAGTAAAGGACACAGAGGATGTAAGTAAACGGCGTGCACACAAAAGTTGAATTCATGATTTTTATTCTTCATCATGGCTGAATGGGTTGTAGAGACAGAAAGTAGTACAGATAGGTTATAACCAGCAGCACCACCACTTCTCAGCCGCCTACATTGTTCTCAACCAGATTGCACTGTTGCTATGGATACCATTCAACACCGTTCACTGGATCTTGTTCTACAAAATAGTAATAGCTTGACATAATGCAGATAGTGTCACATTATTGTGCTTGTGTTGTCTGTAGAGTAAAAACAATGAGAAAGCACTTAGTGAGATTTGTTTACTCTGTGTAGCCTAGCATTAGCTGTTATTAGCGTCACTTAGGTCCCTGCGGTTTGATTACTTCATCTGTGTTTATCACGGACAAGGAGCCACAGCCCAAACTTAACTAAGAGTccagtaaaagaaaaagaatggtCTATATCTGACCAGCTAAATTTCCAACCCtgagtttttcattttattcatacaatataattttttttcccttgtggTCTGGCTGTCAGTTTGGATCTGTGACTGTGCACATAAAAAGAGGATGTGTCATCTCATTAGTTTGCTGTTTGTCAAAAGCACATTTCCATATTTCTGTATCTCTGGTCAGATTGTGAGGCTGTTGAGTGAGAAAGCCCTCCATCCCCTCTCTGGTTGGGGCTGATAGTGCGTCAGCAGGATTTGAGATGCCCTTTTTTGGTGATCTCTGGAGAGAATGAACGTTACCataacc contains:
- the LOC121528659 gene encoding ras-related protein Rap-1A-like, whose product is MREYKLVVLGSGGVGKSALTVQFVQGIFVEKYDPTIEDSYRKQVEVDGQQCMLEILDTAGTEQFTAMRDLYMKNGQGFALVYSITAQSTFNDLQDLREQILRVKDTEDVPMILVGNKCDLEDERVVGKEQGQNLARQWNHCAFLESSAKSKINVLDIFYDLVRQINRKTPVEKKKAKKKSNCVLL